In Helianthus annuus cultivar XRQ/B chromosome 9, HanXRQr2.0-SUNRISE, whole genome shotgun sequence, the following are encoded in one genomic region:
- the LOC110876483 gene encoding uncharacterized protein LOC110876483 — translation MDPFNNPNNPNNPNNPNNPTQPNVFSVPGYYPTLEPNQFSQYSSNAFASFQHSPNQFAQISQNQALQQMMMRGTSNFPPVQPQPIPTPPVQPQPIPTESEPEDDVEIVPETQPPKGKGKRNKGKQVVGDQPSKPKATKWTPIEEEALAKAFIGISDNPTKVGNNQSGEGFWSNVLTKFLVFMDQGPYRDVDSVSSNWRKMNSSINRFCEEYNKLYTSDRRSGWNNDDVFKKALDKYKEKNEEYNVHEPERPPGRDKSKKERAKGKEKEKVDPNMVEFMEHLKMYNDVSAQKTKAKERAVEEKSRASEEKLGEKMV, via the exons ATGGATCCCTTCAACAACCCGAACAATCCGAACAACCCGAATAATCCCAACAATCCGACCCAACCTAATGTTTTCTCGGTTCCGGGATATTATCCGACGctagaaccgaaccaattctcgCAATATTCTTCGAATGCGTTTGCTTCATTCCAACACTCACCAAACCAATTCGCTCAAATCTCCCAAAATCAAGCCCTTCAACAAATGATGATGCGGGGTACTTCGAACTTCCCACCCGTTCAACCTCAACCGATCCCCACACCACCCGTTCAACCTCAACCGATCCCAACCGAATCCGAACCCGAAGACGATGTGGAGATTGTTCCCGAAACCCAACCGCCTAAAGGGAAAGGAAAACGAAACAAAGGCAAGCAAGTGGTGGGTGATCAACCGTCGAAACCGAAGGCGACTAAGTGGACACCAATCGAAGAAGAAGCCTTAGCCAAGGCTTTCATTGGCATTTCTGACAACCCGACAAAAG ttG GTAATAACCAATCGGGTGAGGGGTTTTGGTCCAACGTATTGACGAAGTTTCTCGTCTTTATGGACCAAGGCCCGTATCGAGATGTCGACTCGGTCTCCTCAAATTGGCGGAAAATGAACTCGTCCATCAATAGGTTTTGCGAGGAATATAATAAATTATATACAAGTGACCGTCGTAGCGGGTGGAACAACGACGATGTGTTCAAAAAAGCGTTGGACAAGTATAAGGAAAAGAATG AGGAGTACAATGTACATGAACCGGAGCGTCCACCGGGCCGAGACAAATCAAAGAAGGAGCGGGCCAaggggaaagaaaaggaaaaggtggaCCCGAACATGGTTGAGTTTATGGAACACTTAAAAATGTACAACGACGTCTCGGCCCAAAAGACGAAGGCGAAGGAGCGGGCCGTCGAAGAAAAAAGTCGTGCATCGGAAGAAAAGTTAGGCGAGAAG ATGGTATga